The Janthinobacterium lividum genome has a window encoding:
- a CDS encoding HAD family phosphatase, translating into MNASVPAQRAFLFDMDGTIVDNMAFHTTSWLAFFERHGHALDADAFFRDTAGRQGHEIIAKYLGEDADHVTLLAEKEVVYRELYGPHLATVAGFDRLIASARQAGVGLVVGTAAPDENIAFTLDGLDLRHRFDAIVGAADVERGKPHPDVFLKGALLAGALPQDCIVFEDAPLGVEAARRAGMRVVVLTTTLPAEAFATFDNVIAIVPDFSALDVDALFASVAPALAPHHQ; encoded by the coding sequence ATGAACGCATCCGTTCCAGCGCAGCGCGCCTTCCTGTTCGACATGGATGGCACAATCGTCGACAACATGGCCTTCCACACGACATCGTGGCTGGCGTTCTTTGAACGCCACGGCCATGCGCTGGATGCGGACGCCTTTTTCCGCGACACGGCAGGACGGCAGGGACACGAAATCATCGCCAAATACCTGGGCGAGGATGCCGACCACGTGACCCTGCTGGCTGAAAAGGAAGTTGTCTACCGCGAACTGTACGGCCCGCACCTGGCCACGGTGGCCGGCTTCGACCGGCTGATCGCCAGCGCGCGCCAGGCCGGCGTCGGGCTGGTGGTGGGCACGGCCGCGCCGGACGAGAACATCGCGTTCACGCTCGACGGCCTGGACCTGCGCCACCGCTTCGACGCCATCGTCGGCGCAGCCGACGTGGAGCGGGGCAAGCCGCACCCCGACGTTTTCCTGAAAGGCGCGCTGCTGGCCGGCGCGCTGCCACAAGACTGCATCGTCTTTGAAGACGCGCCCCTGGGCGTGGAAGCGGCGCGCCGTGCCGGCATGCGCGTCGTGGTACTCACCACCACCCTGCCGGCCGAGGCGTTTGCCACCTTCGACAACGTCATTGCCATCGTGCCGGATTTCTCCGCCCTCGACGTCGACGCACTGTTTGCCAGCGTGGCGCCAGCGCTGGCACCACATCATCAATAA
- the prfB gene encoding peptide chain release factor 2 (programmed frameshift) encodes MEAERINIISALLNDLTVREAELRRYLDFTVKSEKLEQVNEELEDPTVWNDPKRAQDLGKEKKALEAIVFTLAKADADLRDTRDLFDMAREEGDDETLEAIEQDVQEIRKVIESMEFRRMFNNPMDPNNCFIDIQAGAGGTEAQDWASMLLRQYLRYCERKGFKVEILEQSDGEVAGIKTATLKVEGDHAYGFLRTETGVHRLVRKSPFDSANGRHTSFTSLFVYPEVDDSIEIDVNPADIRVDTYRASGAGGQHINKTDSAVRMTHAPTGIVVQCQNDRSQHRNRAEAMEMLKAKLYEHELRKRMSEQQKLEDSKTDVGWGHQIRSYVLDQSRIKDLRTGFETGNTKGVLDGDIDEFISASLKQGV; translated from the exons ATGGAAGCCGAACGCATCAATATCATCTCCGCCCTGCTCAACGACCTGACGGTCCGCGAAGCCGAACTTCGGAGGTATCTT GACTTCACTGTCAAGTCGGAGAAACTAGAGCAAGTCAACGAAGAGCTGGAAGATCCGACCGTCTGGAACGATCCCAAGCGCGCCCAGGACCTCGGTAAAGAGAAGAAGGCGCTGGAAGCCATCGTCTTCACGCTGGCCAAGGCCGATGCCGACCTGCGCGACACCCGCGACCTGTTCGACATGGCCCGCGAAGAGGGCGACGACGAGACCCTGGAAGCGATCGAGCAGGACGTGCAGGAAATCCGCAAGGTCATCGAAAGCATGGAGTTCCGCCGGATGTTCAACAATCCGATGGACCCGAACAACTGCTTTATCGATATCCAGGCCGGCGCCGGCGGTACGGAAGCCCAGGACTGGGCTTCGATGCTGCTGCGCCAGTACCTGCGCTATTGCGAACGCAAGGGCTTCAAGGTCGAGATCCTGGAACAATCCGACGGCGAGGTTGCCGGCATCAAGACGGCAACCCTGAAGGTCGAGGGCGATCACGCCTACGGCTTCCTGCGCACGGAAACGGGCGTGCACCGTCTGGTACGCAAGTCGCCATTCGATTCGGCCAACGGCCGCCACACCTCGTTTACGTCGCTGTTCGTGTATCCGGAAGTCGATGATTCGATCGAGATCGACGTCAACCCGGCCGATATCCGCGTCGATACCTACCGCGCGTCGGGTGCCGGTGGTCAGCACATCAACAAGACCGACTCCGCCGTCCGCATGACCCATGCGCCGACCGGCATCGTGGTGCAGTGCCAGAACGACCGTTCGCAGCACCGCAACCGCGCCGAAGCGATGGAAATGCTGAAAGCGAAGCTGTACGAGCATGAACTGCGCAAGCGCATGAGCGAACAGCAAAAGCTGGAAGACTCGAAGACGGACGTGGGCTGGGGTCACCAGATCCGCTCCTACGTGCTGGACCAGTCCCGCATCAAGGATTTGCGCACCGGTTTCGAGACGGGCAATACCAAGGGCGTGCTCGATGGCGACATCGACGAGTTCATTTCCGCCTCGCTCAAGCAAGGCGTATAA